In a single window of the Desulfocurvibacter africanus subsp. africanus DSM 2603 genome:
- a CDS encoding vanadium-dependent haloperoxidase, with protein MSYLRMILTRGLIVTIWAILALILAVQAHAGGVQGTAHKHSGTSTEEAHASKAALNAVRHWNAIALDAVVVDHSYVEEEEDLVFGDQFGPARTSRALAIVHIAIFDAVNAIMGGYQCYTDLPPAPRHASAGGISLEAAVAQAAHDTLIALYPRQLERLDALLATDIEGIKDQDGSAKAAGIELGQCAATAILEERENDGSQHDEPLYGEDYKPGHQPGQWRQDPISQFPYCIGMYWHQVRPFVLASADQFRSLPPPALDSWEYAQAFNEVKSLGGDGVVTPTQRTEDQTLAGIFWAYDKTPGLGSPPRQYNQIALTIAETMSADGIELARLLALVNVGFADAAIAAWDCKWFYEFWRPVNGIREADPGTGPSGAGDGNPETSGDPTFTPLGAPASNLPEEPDFTPPFPSYPSGHACFGGTLFQMLRHFYGTDDIAFTFVSDELNGVTTDNDGSVRPYAPRHYSSLSEAEEENGLSRIYLGVHWGFDSTEGIVQGRQVADYVFERTLKPSE; from the coding sequence ATGTCTTATTTGCGAATGATCCTCACAAGAGGACTGATAGTTACCATATGGGCCATCCTTGCTCTGATCTTGGCTGTCCAGGCCCATGCAGGCGGAGTTCAGGGGACTGCACATAAGCACTCGGGAACGTCCACCGAAGAGGCGCACGCCTCCAAGGCGGCGCTCAATGCGGTTCGACACTGGAATGCCATCGCGCTCGATGCCGTGGTCGTCGACCACTCCTATGTCGAAGAGGAGGAGGATCTTGTATTCGGGGATCAGTTCGGGCCGGCGCGAACGAGTCGGGCCCTGGCCATCGTGCATATCGCGATCTTCGACGCGGTGAACGCCATCATGGGCGGCTATCAATGCTACACCGACCTGCCCCCAGCGCCCCGCCATGCCTCTGCTGGAGGCATATCCCTGGAGGCTGCCGTAGCGCAGGCGGCGCACGACACACTCATCGCCCTCTACCCAAGACAACTGGAGCGCCTTGACGCGCTGCTCGCCACAGACATCGAGGGGATCAAGGACCAGGACGGCTCCGCCAAGGCGGCCGGTATCGAACTCGGACAGTGCGCGGCCACGGCGATCCTGGAGGAGCGGGAGAACGACGGCTCGCAACATGACGAGCCTCTCTACGGGGAGGACTACAAGCCGGGCCACCAACCGGGCCAGTGGCGACAGGATCCCATCAGCCAATTTCCGTACTGCATAGGCATGTATTGGCATCAGGTCAGGCCGTTCGTCCTGGCCTCGGCCGACCAATTCCGGTCGTTGCCGCCACCCGCGTTGGATAGCTGGGAGTATGCGCAAGCTTTCAACGAGGTGAAGAGTTTGGGCGGGGACGGCGTCGTTACTCCCACGCAGCGAACCGAAGACCAGACCCTTGCGGGCATATTCTGGGCCTACGACAAAACCCCTGGACTGGGTTCGCCGCCACGGCAATACAACCAGATCGCTCTGACCATTGCCGAGACCATGAGTGCGGACGGCATCGAGCTCGCGCGCCTTCTGGCCCTGGTGAACGTTGGCTTTGCCGACGCGGCCATCGCGGCTTGGGATTGCAAGTGGTTCTACGAGTTCTGGCGTCCGGTGAACGGAATCCGCGAGGCCGATCCGGGCACCGGCCCCAGCGGCGCCGGCGACGGCAACCCCGAGACAAGCGGAGACCCGACCTTCACCCCGCTTGGCGCTCCGGCGAGCAACCTCCCCGAAGAGCCCGACTTCACGCCGCCCTTCCCGTCCTACCCGTCCGGGCATGCCTGCTTCGGGGGAACTCTCTTCCAGATGTTGCGCCATTTCTACGGCACCGATGACATCGCCTTCACCTTCGTATCCGATGAACTCAACGGCGTGACCACGGACAACGACGGAAGCGTACGGCCGTACGCTCCGCGGCACTATTCGTCGCTTTCCGAGGCCGAGGAGGAAAACGGCCTGAGTCGGATCTATCTTGGTGTGCACTGGGGATTCGACAGTACCGAGGGCATTGTCCAAGGCAGGCAGGTGGCGGACTATGTGTTCGAGCGCACTCTCAAGCCGAGCGAGTGA